The Flavipsychrobacter sp. genome contains the following window.
AAGAGTTTGAAGAGAAGAATGTAGTACTGTTGGAAGGGGTAACAGGTAGCGGTAAGACGCTATTATACATCAATAAAATAAAGGAATGTATAGCTCAGGGTAAGCAGGCAATATTGTTATTACCCGAAATAGGCTTAACAACGCAACTCATGACAAGGCTCTATGCCTACTTTGGAGAAGAGTTAGGCGTTTACCATTCCCGATTTAGTAATAATGAGCGCGTAGAGATATGGGAGAAGGTAAGGCGAGGGGACTATAAAGTTGTAGTAGGGCCACGCTCGGCACTATGGCTGCCATATGAAGAGCTGGGTTTGATAATAGTAGATGAGGAGCACGATATATCTTATAAGCAAAAAGACCCGGCACCTCGTTTTCATGCTAGAGATGCAGCTATTTATTTAGCAGCATTACACAATGCTAAGGTGCTTTTAGGAACGGCCACACCGTCTATTGAAAGCATGTATAATGCCAAAGCAGGTAAGTATGGATATGTAACACTCCAAGAAAGGTATCTGGGGGTAAACATGCCTGTAATAGAAATGATAGATACTAAATCTTTGGCTGCCTACAAAAAGCAAGGTATCAACCTTATAACACCAGAGCTGTTTGAAGCAATTAGCAAAACGCTAGATGCAGGCAAGCAGGTAATTCTTTTCCAAAATAGGAGAGGCTATGCCCCTTTTCAGCTATGTACCGTATGTGGTTGGGTGCCGCAGTGTAAAAACTGTGCAGTATCACTTACCTATCATAAAAGTACGGATAAGCTGCACTGCCACTATTGTGGGTTGAGATATGCGCTGGTGCACAACTGCCCCTCTTGTGGTAGCAATCGTTTGCAGAGTAAAACTTTTGGTACTGAAAAAATAGAAGAAGAAGTAAGGCAGCTATTCCCTAAGGCAAAGACTGCACGAATGGATGTGGACACTATGCGTGGTAAAGACAACTATTCACGTTTGATGCAAGAGATGGCCAAGCAGAAGGTGGATGTGTTGATAGGTACGCAGATGGTGGTAAAAGGGCTGGATTTCTCTAATGTTTCTCTTGTTGGTATTCTAAGTGCTGATAGTTTACTCAGCTATCCCGACTTTAGAGTTAATGAGCGGGCTTTCCAACTAATGGAACAAGTAAGCGGTAGGGCAGGAAGAACTGATGGAGTAGGTGTTGTATTGATACAAGCACATAATATAGCACACCCTGTACTGGCTTGGGTGAAGGCACATAATGTAGCTGCCTTTTATAATCATGAGATACAGTATCGCCAACATTTTCATTATCCCCCCTTTGTGCGGTTGATCAAGGTGACGTTTAAACACAGGGATGAAGTAAAGGCCATAGTTGCTGCTGCAGATATGGCTAAAGAGCTGAATTTATTAGATACCATTATGGTGCAAGGTCCGGTTGCAGCACTAGTGCCAAGAGTGCGTAACCAATACATACAAGAGGTATGGATAAAATGTCCACGAGATGCAAAAGTGATCAAGGAAACAAAAGCTTTTGTTGTTGCAGAGCGAAACCGTATCACAAGCCAGCGTGGCAACTCTTTGGTACATATACTTTTTGATGTAGACCCATTGTCTTAAAATAAAAAAGGCAAGCTATATGGCTTGCCTTTTTTGATAATATGAAAAGTATATTATAGTACAAATTGTCCAAGAATGATATCAACATCTGCCTCACCTAGTGGCTCATCAAAAGCTTCAGTAATAGCATTTTCTGTAAGGTTGAAGCCATTAATGTCTACTAAGAACACACCATTCTGTGTTTTTTGATCCTCGTCAATATACGTGCTTTGTGCAGCCGCAACAGGTGTATAGTTATTTGATTCTGTTGTCCAAGCAGGAATGTTTCTTAGATTTCTGATATATGCAGCATGTCTAGCTTCCATTGAGTGGATATTAACTACATTTTGTAGTATTTTTTTATTCAATATAAAGCTGCTGAATTCTCCTTTATAAGCACGTACTGCAGAGTCTGCTAGCACTTGAGCCATAACTAAGAAGTCTGAATATTTTTGTAAAGAATCTTTATAAGGGCCACTATTATTACCGCGACCTCCTGTATAATCTATGTTTGGAGTGGTAATAGGTGTGCCTCCCAATTCTGTTATAGCAGCTGATAGTATAGCAACATGAGAATTGTTATCTTCTAAAATTCTTTGGAAAGAAGCTTTGGTTTCACCATCGATCAATCCTGTGTTATCTAAAGCTTCTCTATAAAAACCAGACTGTAAATACTCTAGTTTTAAAAGACGGTTAAGCTTATCTATGAGAGTAGCTTTGGTTTGACCATATGATTTTGTGAAAACAGAACTGATAGCAATCGGTAATGCTGCAATAGCCACTTTAGCCCCAAAGCTTTTTAAAATGCTTCTTCTAGGGCTTTCTTTCTCATAAAACCCCTCGTCAGTATTGTTGATATCGTCAAGTATATTCTTGAAGTTCATAGCATTCATTTAGTTAAGAGGGCAAGTTCTTGCCTGATATTTTAGTCTTAAGGAAATTGTTAGCCACAGCTATAACATTATTAGGTGCGTTGCCGGGTTCCATTCCGTAAGGGTCTGTAGTGTTGTCAAATGTATTTTTAGCAATTAGCTCACTTACGTAAACAGCATGTCTTGCTTCTACAGAGGCCATTTTACCTACCAGAGTTAAGAAGTCGGGTGTTACCATTAATGTAGCCATACCGTTAAGTGCAGCTACGTTGAGGTCTTCTAATAGTTTTGCATTTTCTAGTACGCTGTTTTTATCCGTAAATCTTACCCTAGGAAACTCAACTTCTAGCTCTGTGCCATTGCTACCTAGCAAGTTTCTAAAGAACTCTCTATGTGTAATTTCGTGATTGCGTATTTCTGAAATTTTGGTACGTTCATCTGCTGTCATACCAATGAACTCATTGAAGAATACTTGCTCATAAAAAGCGGCTTCAATTTGTTGTAGCGCAAATAGTAAGTTTAAAAGCCCAGTATCGTTAGCACCAATATCTATAGTGCCATCCGAGGCAGGGGCAGGACTATCATCATCTTTATTACAAGCAGCTATCAATGCACTTGCACCTAGTACACCACTTGCAAAGGTCAAAAATCGTCTTCTTGACAAACCTGCAGTGGCATCGGCACTTTTTTCAACGGCATTGTTCTCCATTGCTTCTTTCATAAGTAGCTATTTATTAAAATCATTTCGCTTTAGCGATAGCAATTCCTTTACCAGTCGGTATTGAGAATATTCGCCAAAATACAAAAAGCAGTAAGTAAATCTAATATATGAAATCTGCTTTTCATAACATTTCATTATGAAAATTATCTGTAGTACACATTATTGCCCTAAAGGGGCTAATAAATTACGTTTAATGTGTATGTATCACGCTGAAAAAAGACTAGTTGATACAAATTGGGAAAATAAAAGGCGTGTTTTTATGCATATTCATTGCAGCGCGTACTTTATGTGGCTTAGAGATATGCTTGTAATGCTGTAGGTCTATTACTTCATAATAGTGTACATAGGCTTTCTGAAGATTCAGTTGGCGCAAGTAGGTTGATAAAAAGATACCTGTTCCAACATCTTGAGCAATGATGTTATCTCTATATTGTATCCATACTTTATCTTTCTTACTACTCCACATATGTTGTCTATCTACGATGTTTAGGTGCGTTATAAACCCTGTTGATGTCTGTGCCACACCCACAACCCTTTTTAGAAGTTGTACTTTTTGATGAATTGCATGAACTAACTAGAAATAGGCTAAGTCCCGCTATCATTAAAAAAACAAAGAAATTGTTTCGGCTCATGCTTTTCAAGTCTACTTTTGTAAAGTTAACGAATATCAGCAATTGAAAAAGCGTCATAAAATTTTAGTAGCTCCATTAGATTGGGGATTAGGGCATACTACAAGGTGCATGCCTATTATAGCCTATTTATTAGAAAGAGATTGCCATGTTTTCTTTGCCGGTAACGAAGCTCAAATTGACTATGTATCTCAAACATATGACAAGATCACTTACTTGCCACTGGAAGGTTACAATGTAGAGTACTCTAGCTCTGCAGTGGGGTTGATGCCTAAGCTACTGGGGCAGATGCCGAGGCTGAACAAAATAATAAAGAGAGAGCACGAGTGGTTAAAAGAGTTGATAAAAGAGCTAGGTATAGATGGGGTAATATCAGATAATAGATATGGACTGAATAACCCTGACATACCAACGGTAATGATGACCCATCAGCTAGGACCAATGAGTGGTATGGGCAGTATGGTAGATAATGTATTAAGGCCACAACACTATAAATACCTGGAAAGATTTAAAGATTGTTGGGTAGTGGATATAGCAGAAGACGGTTATGCTGGAAAATTATCACATCCCGATACCTTGTCCAACAATGCCCAATACATTGGTTTATTATCACAGTTAGATAAAACCAACGATCTGGAGCAAGACTATATTCTGGTATTACTTTCAGGACCAGAACCTCAACGCACCATACTTGCTGATAAACTTTGGGAGCAAGTGCAAACAATAGATAGGAAAGTAGTATTTGTAACCGGTAGCAATGAACAGGAGCCACCAGCATTCATTCCCGAGCATATACATTACTATGGCAGGGTTACCAAGAGTGTACTTGATAAGTTAATGCAACAAGCTGCAGTAGTTGTATGCCGTAGTGGCTATTCTACTGTTATGGACTTAGTAAAGCTGGGCAAAAAAGCCATCTTCATACCCACACCCGGGCAAACAGAACAAGAATATTTGGGCGCCTATCTTTCTCAAAAACCTCAATTTACTGCTGCAGGGCAAAAGAGTTTTGATCTGGCTAAAATGTTGAACACAGAGTTAAAATCACCGACTCAAAATATAGAGGAACAGATATTTGATCAATACAAAGTTGCCATTGATAAATGGCTGGATAAAATATGAAGAGGGGGCTGCCCGGCCCCCTCTATTTGCCCTCTGTTCCATGCTCTAGTCCGGAACGAGTTTGTAGTCCACTAGATTATTAATGTAATGATGCCTATAATAATGTATAGGCACACAAGTGAGACTGTTAGTATTTTCATTGATTACTGTATCGTTATTTGTTGCGCACTTGTTGTACCGTTATTCGTTAACTTGATAACGTAAGTACCTGAGCTAAGTGATGATAGGTCAATATTGGTTTCTTTCTGCTTAGTAGTAGTTTCAAAAACCTTTATACCTGTGATATTGTATACAGTTATTTGGCTTTCGTTATTACTGTTCTGCACTAGAGAGAACACGCCGTTTGAAGGGTTAGGATGTATAGAGAATTGGTGCTTCTCTTTACTTAGATGGTGAACAGCAGTTGTATTTGGAGTAAGATTGATAGAGCCTGAACCTGTATTTGGCAAGTCGTCATTCCAGCCATTGTGCGCACCTACAGCAGCTATTACTTTAGCATTAAGAGATGCTCCATTGTAGATGTCTGTACGTTTCATACCCAATGTGTAGGTCTTATCTGTAGTATTCCCAACAATAGTGATCTTATTAGCGCCTGCTATTTTAGTATAGTTGCTTGAAGCCGCACCTGCAGCGTCTGTTATACCAACAGTACCCATTGGCGGGTTGCTCATCCACGCAGTTATAAGTCTGTTGTATTGGAAAGAGCTATTTTGGTTGCCCCACCAAGTACCTTTTGAGCCGGCACCTGTTACATCCAAAATAATATTGATACCAAAAGCATATGCTTTGTATTGGCTAACGGTTACTCTAAACCAAACGCTATCCGTCATATCGTCGTAACGGTACTCTAGCTTTGTACCATCTAGGTAACTACTGTTGGCACCATCACCACTAGCATCTGTTGATAAGGTAGTCCATTGCGCTTGTGCTGCGCCAAAAGAAAAAAGAGTAATACAAGAGAGTAATAAAAGTTTTTTCATAATAAATTGATTTTAGCATGAACAGAAAAAAGTTAGTGATACACATAGTTGGTGTGCATCGTTGGGTAATGACTGCATGCTGTCTCGATTGGTTGAAAAAACCATCTCTACATTATCTCTACAAGAAAATAAATAGTTGAATATTAAATAATTACGACTTATTGATTGTGTTAATAAGTTCGGATAAACTTTCTTCCTGTTCCAAACCAAACTTCTTTTTTAGTCGGTATTTGCCCATATCTACACTACTAGGCGCAATATTTAGAAGGGAGGCAATTTGTTTTGAGCTAAGGTCGAGCTTAATAAAAGCACACATGCGCAGATCGTTGGCAGATAGTTTAGGGTATAATGCTTTTAATGTATCAAAGAAAGTATGATGTACTTGTTCAAAACGTAACTTGAATTCTTCCCAGTTTTCCTGAGAACCCATTGCTGCATTAATATTATTCTTTATTTGTCTTACTTCTTTTTCCTGCCCGTTTTTATGCAACGTGTTGATCTGCTCTTGTAGTTCCTGAAGTATTTGGTTTTTGTGCGTCATGGATAGCGCATAAGTAAGTAGCTCTTGTTTTTTGAAATCAAGCTGTGTGCTCAAGTCTTTATTAAATAATTGTTCATTTTTTAAATTCAGTTCTGCTAGTTCATGTGCTTGTTGTTCTACAAGTAGTTGTTGTGTTTTTGCTTTTACACGTAGTTTTTGCCTTCTATATAGTCCAAAGAGCATACTCATGATGAACAATAAGCTACCAGCTATTATGGAGTAGTAGAGCAGGTTTCTTTGTCTGGCTTGTTCCGATGCCAATAGTTGTTTGTCTCTCTGTGCTATTGCTTTATCTTTTTGCTCCAGCTTTACCTTATTTTTTAGGTGATTGACAAGGTTCAGTTTACTGGCATCAAGCATACTATCTTTGATCACATTGAACTGCTCATAATGATAAAGGGCAGATTTAAGTTGTTGAGGTTGGTCTATGTAAGCTTGATATAGTTGTTCATGCGCATCTCGTATTATCTCTATAATGCTATTGGGCTTTGCAAGTGCCAGTGCTTTACGTGCGTAGAATTCAGCTTCCTTATAATGCTTTTTCATGCGCATGGCTCGCGCTAGACTGATGTAGGCATGACCTTTACTTTTTTCGTTGTCAATATCTTTAGCATATTCCGTAGCTTTTAGTGCATGCCTTAATG
Protein-coding sequences here:
- a CDS encoding ferritin-like domain-containing protein translates to MNFKNILDDINNTDEGFYEKESPRRSILKSFGAKVAIAALPIAISSVFTKSYGQTKATLIDKLNRLLKLEYLQSGFYREALDNTGLIDGETKASFQRILEDNNSHVAILSAAITELGGTPITTPNIDYTGGRGNNSGPYKDSLQKYSDFLVMAQVLADSAVRAYKGEFSSFILNKKILQNVVNIHSMEARHAAYIRNLRNIPAWTTESNNYTPVAAAQSTYIDEDQKTQNGVFLVDINGFNLTENAITEAFDEPLGEADVDIILGQFVL
- the priA gene encoding primosomal protein N'; the protein is MSLIASTRREEEARFADVILPLSLSKSLTYGIPVDLQRAIVAGMRVEVSLGKNKLYSAIVKRLHNEQPEGYQVKPIRSIIDEQPIITDKQLQFWDWIAEYYMATPGEVMQAALPAHLKLMNETRIMWSPQHEDVVYEWSDEAFVVVEELEQKNELTISELRSMVGARHFTKVLGELLEQEVIVVRDELEEVYKTKKERIVTLAKTYRAEEKLHELFDTLSRAPKQLELLMAYVELSVKFGAVRQIELLDRSGASAQQIKALADKGIFIISEVAVDRLGVNKQQEAQEVIFTEAQQEAFEYIEKEFEEKNVVLLEGVTGSGKTLLYINKIKECIAQGKQAILLLPEIGLTTQLMTRLYAYFGEELGVYHSRFSNNERVEIWEKVRRGDYKVVVGPRSALWLPYEELGLIIVDEEHDISYKQKDPAPRFHARDAAIYLAALHNAKVLLGTATPSIESMYNAKAGKYGYVTLQERYLGVNMPVIEMIDTKSLAAYKKQGINLITPELFEAISKTLDAGKQVILFQNRRGYAPFQLCTVCGWVPQCKNCAVSLTYHKSTDKLHCHYCGLRYALVHNCPSCGSNRLQSKTFGTEKIEEEVRQLFPKAKTARMDVDTMRGKDNYSRLMQEMAKQKVDVLIGTQMVVKGLDFSNVSLVGILSADSLLSYPDFRVNERAFQLMEQVSGRAGRTDGVGVVLIQAHNIAHPVLAWVKAHNVAAFYNHEIQYRQHFHYPPFVRLIKVTFKHRDEVKAIVAAADMAKELNLLDTIMVQGPVAALVPRVRNQYIQEVWIKCPRDAKVIKETKAFVVAERNRITSQRGNSLVHILFDVDPLS
- a CDS encoding glycosyltransferase — protein: MKKRHKILVAPLDWGLGHTTRCMPIIAYLLERDCHVFFAGNEAQIDYVSQTYDKITYLPLEGYNVEYSSSAVGLMPKLLGQMPRLNKIIKREHEWLKELIKELGIDGVISDNRYGLNNPDIPTVMMTHQLGPMSGMGSMVDNVLRPQHYKYLERFKDCWVVDIAEDGYAGKLSHPDTLSNNAQYIGLLSQLDKTNDLEQDYILVLLSGPEPQRTILADKLWEQVQTIDRKVVFVTGSNEQEPPAFIPEHIHYYGRVTKSVLDKLMQQAAVVVCRSGYSTVMDLVKLGKKAIFIPTPGQTEQEYLGAYLSQKPQFTAAGQKSFDLAKMLNTELKSPTQNIEEQIFDQYKVAIDKWLDKI
- a CDS encoding T9SS type A sorting domain-containing protein, whose product is MKKLLLLSCITLFSFGAAQAQWTTLSTDASGDGANSSYLDGTKLEYRYDDMTDSVWFRVTVSQYKAYAFGINIILDVTGAGSKGTWWGNQNSSFQYNRLITAWMSNPPMGTVGITDAAGAASSNYTKIAGANKITIVGNTTDKTYTLGMKRTDIYNGASLNAKVIAAVGAHNGWNDDLPNTGSGSINLTPNTTAVHHLSKEKHQFSIHPNPSNGVFSLVQNSNNESQITVYNITGIKVFETTTKQKETNIDLSSLSSGTYVIKLTNNGTTSAQQITIQ
- a CDS encoding ferritin-like domain-containing protein, yielding MKEAMENNAVEKSADATAGLSRRRFLTFASGVLGASALIAACNKDDDSPAPASDGTIDIGANDTGLLNLLFALQQIEAAFYEQVFFNEFIGMTADERTKISEIRNHEITHREFFRNLLGSNGTELEVEFPRVRFTDKNSVLENAKLLEDLNVAALNGMATLMVTPDFLTLVGKMASVEARHAVYVSELIAKNTFDNTTDPYGMEPGNAPNNVIAVANNFLKTKISGKNLPS